A single Rubrivivax gelatinosus IL144 DNA region contains:
- a CDS encoding ArnT family glycosyltransferase: protein MRRWIWIAFAYFALQALSRVLVSPAPELDEAEQLLWTRHLAWGYGAQPPLYTWLQWAVFQITGPSIAGLALLKNLLLLGTYAALAWAAWPLVGSAAGLVAAAMLWLPQIGWESQRDLTHTVLATACAALALGVFVRLMLRPRPALYLAFGAAVGFGLLAKYNLLILHALLVGTALVSPTLRDRVFSRWTLAAVAVALLVVLPHAAWALQHAAEVTRGTAQKMALDHGDGGFVARLAGVWSAVNAVVSMVALWGLVFGLMVVRPAWRAARAGAAPAQPPQVRRAVLVYFGLLALMLVAMALAGGVTHFKGRWMQPMLFLVPLAGWLLLPAAPPAAAVRRFELATVVLAALLLVGITLRAPLAGWKADPDELNEPVGALAGELRAVAPRVDTLVVSPPRLAAGLRPQFPQARLLLPAEAAAARGVTVYVAAGEDAADEARTLAAQPDARPHEWTLLPLYTRDARQARRYAALVIRRD from the coding sequence GTGCGGCGCTGGATCTGGATCGCATTCGCCTATTTCGCGCTGCAGGCCCTGTCGCGGGTGCTCGTGTCGCCGGCGCCGGAACTGGACGAGGCCGAGCAGCTGTTGTGGACGCGCCACCTCGCCTGGGGCTACGGCGCCCAGCCGCCGCTCTACACCTGGCTGCAATGGGCGGTGTTCCAGATCACCGGGCCCTCGATCGCCGGCCTGGCGCTGCTGAAGAACCTGCTGCTGCTGGGCACCTATGCGGCGCTGGCCTGGGCCGCCTGGCCGCTGGTCGGCTCGGCAGCCGGCCTGGTTGCCGCGGCGATGCTGTGGCTGCCGCAGATCGGCTGGGAGTCGCAGCGCGACCTGACGCACACCGTGCTGGCCACCGCCTGCGCGGCGCTGGCGCTGGGGGTGTTCGTGCGACTGATGCTGCGGCCGCGGCCGGCGCTCTACCTCGCCTTCGGCGCCGCGGTCGGGTTCGGTCTGCTGGCCAAGTACAACCTGCTGATCCTGCATGCGCTGCTGGTCGGCACCGCGCTCGTGTCACCGACGCTGCGCGATCGCGTGTTCTCGCGCTGGACGCTGGCGGCCGTCGCCGTGGCGCTGCTCGTCGTGCTGCCGCACGCGGCCTGGGCGCTGCAGCACGCCGCCGAAGTCACCCGCGGCACGGCACAGAAGATGGCGCTGGACCACGGCGACGGCGGCTTCGTGGCGCGCCTGGCCGGCGTCTGGAGCGCGGTGAACGCGGTCGTCAGCATGGTCGCGCTCTGGGGGCTGGTCTTCGGGCTGATGGTCGTGCGTCCGGCCTGGCGCGCCGCCCGCGCCGGGGCCGCGCCGGCGCAGCCGCCGCAGGTGCGCCGCGCGGTGCTCGTCTACTTCGGGCTGCTGGCGCTGATGCTGGTGGCGATGGCGCTGGCCGGTGGCGTGACGCACTTCAAGGGGCGCTGGATGCAGCCGATGCTGTTCCTCGTGCCGCTGGCCGGCTGGCTGCTGCTGCCGGCGGCACCGCCGGCCGCCGCGGTGCGCCGCTTCGAGCTCGCCACCGTCGTGCTGGCCGCGCTGCTGCTGGTGGGCATCACGCTGCGCGCGCCGCTGGCCGGCTGGAAGGCCGATCCCGACGAACTGAACGAACCGGTCGGCGCGCTGGCCGGCGAACTGCGCGCCGTCGCGCCCCGGGTCGACACGCTGGTCGTCTCGCCGCCGCGCCTGGCCGCCGGCTTGCGCCCGCAGTTCCCGCAGGCGCGGCTGCTGCTGCCCGCCGAAGCGGCGGCGGCGCGTGGCGTGACGGTCTACGTCGCCGCCGGCGAGGACGCGGCCGACGAGGCCCGCACGCTGGCCGCGCAGCCCGATGCCCGGCCGCACGAATGGACGCTGCTGCCGCTGTACACGCGCGACGCGCGCCAGGCG
- a CDS encoding glycosyltransferase family 2 protein, whose translation MAAGTVPAVTAPEVSVVIPIYNEAENLRDLVARVHEALAPRPGGFELICVDDGSRDGSDKLLVELAAERPWLKPVILARNYGQSTALQAGFERALGRYVATLDGDLQNDPLDLPALLDRLETDDSIDMISGWREHRQDRAISRRLPSRMANRLISWATKVELHDYGCALKVYRREIIERIHLYGELHRFIPSLAKEAGARIAEVPVRHHARTRGVSKYGIDRTFRVILDLLLIVFVLRYRQRPLHVFGGLGLSLATPGVLILAYLMALKILGEEIGHRPLLMAGTMLVLVGLQFIVAGLISEMLVRIYHEGGARPQYHVRSARMPADGSR comes from the coding sequence ATGGCCGCCGGCACGGTGCCGGCGGTGACGGCGCCCGAGGTTTCGGTCGTCATCCCGATCTACAACGAAGCCGAGAACCTGCGCGACCTCGTCGCCCGCGTGCACGAGGCGCTGGCCCCGCGGCCGGGCGGCTTCGAGCTGATCTGCGTGGACGACGGTTCGCGCGACGGCAGCGACAAGCTGCTGGTCGAGCTCGCCGCCGAACGTCCCTGGCTGAAGCCGGTGATCCTGGCACGCAACTACGGCCAGTCGACGGCACTGCAGGCGGGCTTCGAACGGGCGCTGGGGCGCTACGTCGCGACGCTCGACGGCGACCTGCAGAACGACCCGCTGGACCTGCCGGCGCTGCTCGACCGCCTCGAAACCGACGATTCGATCGACATGATCTCGGGCTGGCGCGAGCACCGCCAGGACCGCGCGATCTCGCGCCGCCTGCCTTCGCGCATGGCCAACCGGCTGATCTCCTGGGCGACCAAGGTCGAGCTGCACGACTACGGCTGCGCGCTGAAGGTCTACCGCCGCGAGATCATCGAGCGCATCCACCTCTACGGCGAGCTGCACCGTTTCATCCCGTCGCTGGCCAAGGAGGCCGGCGCGCGCATCGCCGAGGTGCCGGTGCGCCACCACGCACGCACGCGCGGCGTTTCCAAGTACGGCATCGACCGCACCTTCCGCGTCATCCTGGACCTGCTGCTGATCGTCTTCGTGCTGCGCTATCGGCAGCGGCCGCTGCACGTCTTCGGCGGGCTGGGGCTGTCGCTGGCGACGCCGGGCGTGCTGATCCTGGCCTACCTGATGGCGCTGAAGATCCTGGGCGAGGAGATCGGCCACCGGCCGCTGCTGATGGCCGGCACGATGCTCGTGCTCGTGGGCCTGCAGTTCATCGTCGCCGGGCTGATCAGCGAGATGCTGGTGCGCATCTATCACGAAGGCGGGGCGAGGCCGCAGTACCACGTGCGCAGCGCGCGCATGCCGGCCGACGGCAGCCGGTGA
- a CDS encoding ferritin family protein, with the protein MLYPELFKQLEAVRWNLDTDIPWERFDAARLSDEQAQTIKMNAITEWAALPATEMFLRDNREDSDFSAFMSVWFFEEQKHSLVLMEYLRRFRPDLAPTEDELHAVRFEFDPAPALETLMLHFCGEIRLNHWYRRAAEWHTEPVIQAIYETLARDEARHGGAYLRYMKRALVRCGDEARSAFAKVGVLMASARRTAQALHPTNLHVNAKLFPNDTVQSRLPDPAWLEAWLDRQIRFDAEWEGRVVERILHNLSLLFGRSFASVQDLNRYRKELGRGAQPA; encoded by the coding sequence ATGCTGTATCCCGAACTCTTCAAGCAGCTCGAAGCCGTGCGCTGGAACCTCGACACGGACATTCCGTGGGAGCGCTTCGATGCCGCACGCCTCAGCGACGAGCAGGCGCAGACCATCAAGATGAACGCCATCACCGAGTGGGCGGCGCTGCCGGCCACCGAGATGTTCCTGCGCGACAACCGCGAGGACAGCGACTTCTCGGCGTTCATGAGCGTCTGGTTCTTCGAGGAGCAGAAACACTCGCTGGTGCTGATGGAGTACCTGCGGCGTTTCCGCCCCGACCTCGCGCCGACCGAGGACGAACTGCACGCGGTGCGTTTCGAGTTCGACCCGGCGCCGGCGCTGGAGACGCTGATGCTGCACTTCTGCGGCGAGATCCGGCTCAACCACTGGTACCGCCGCGCCGCCGAGTGGCACACCGAGCCGGTGATCCAGGCGATCTACGAGACGCTGGCGCGCGACGAAGCGCGCCACGGCGGCGCCTACCTGCGCTACATGAAGCGGGCGCTCGTGCGCTGCGGCGACGAGGCGCGCAGCGCCTTCGCCAAGGTCGGCGTGCTGATGGCCAGCGCGCGCCGCACCGCGCAGGCGCTGCACCCGACCAACCTGCACGTCAACGCCAAGCTGTTCCCCAACGACACGGTGCAGAGCCGGCTGCCCGACCCGGCCTGGCTCGAAGCCTGGCTGGACCGCCAGATCCGCTTCGACGCCGAGTGGGAAGGCCGCGTCGTCGAACGCATCCTGCACAACCTCAGCCTGCTGTTCGGGCGCAGCTTCGCCAGCGTCCAGGACCTCAACCGCTACCGCAAGGAACTCGGGCGCGGCGCCCAGCCGGCCTGA
- a CDS encoding DUF1365 domain-containing protein: MDATTGTTPQALLGTGVVRHRRLKPAGHAFEYTTYFMLLPMRRLRAAPEAAVRRNRFGLVAFHDADHGDGRADSLAWLEELLAAEGIADADGEIWLHTYPRVLGYVFKPVSFWYCERRDGSLAAIVAEVNNTFGERHCYLLAGEDLRWGRELVARKVFHVSPFCRVEGRYRFRFLRTAERTVARVDHDDDEGPLLLTSVSGRLAPLTAAAARAAFFGMPMMSLGVIVRIHWQALQLWLKRVPFISKPEPPRAFTTR, translated from the coding sequence ATGGACGCCACCACGGGCACCACGCCGCAGGCCCTGCTGGGCACCGGCGTCGTGCGCCACCGGCGCCTGAAGCCGGCCGGGCACGCCTTCGAGTACACGACCTACTTCATGCTGCTGCCGATGCGACGGCTGCGCGCCGCGCCCGAGGCCGCGGTGCGGCGCAACCGCTTCGGCCTCGTGGCCTTCCACGACGCCGACCACGGCGACGGCCGCGCCGACTCGCTGGCCTGGCTGGAGGAACTGCTGGCCGCCGAAGGCATCGCCGACGCCGACGGCGAGATCTGGCTGCACACCTACCCGCGCGTGCTGGGCTACGTCTTCAAGCCGGTGAGCTTCTGGTACTGCGAGCGGCGCGACGGCTCGCTGGCGGCGATCGTCGCCGAGGTCAACAACACCTTCGGCGAGCGCCACTGCTACTTGCTCGCCGGCGAGGACCTGCGCTGGGGCCGCGAGCTCGTCGCGCGCAAGGTCTTCCACGTCTCGCCGTTCTGCCGCGTCGAAGGCCGCTACCGTTTCCGCTTCCTGCGCACCGCCGAGCGCACGGTGGCGCGCGTGGACCACGACGACGACGAGGGCCCGCTGCTGCTGACCAGCGTCAGCGGCCGCCTGGCCCCGCTGACCGCGGCCGCCGCACGCGCGGCCTTCTTCGGCATGCCGATGATGTCCCTGGGCGTCATCGTGCGCATCCACTGGCAGGCGCTGCAGCTATGGCTCAAGCGCGTGCCGTTCATCAGCAAGCCCGAACCGCCCCGGGCGTTCACGACCCGCTGA
- a CDS encoding MFS transporter produces MGLETRAGAGAAPRWRGGFADGLRYGALGLPLAFVALPLYVLLPAHYAAEYGVPLATLGALLLAVRAFDAVVDPAIGRLVDRLFAGSPARLLAVAAAAALLLAAAFHGLFFPPVAGGTALLAWCAALLVAAYLAYSLLAVLHQAWGARLGGDAAVRARIVSWREGLALAGVLVASVLPSLAGLQATSAVFAVALALALLLLAGAPRAEPAPAAQRFDWRAPLATPAFRRLLAVFLVNGIASAVPATLVLFFVRDRLQAQSWEPVFLAAYFAAGALAMPLWVRLVPRLGLAGAWLAGMALAVAAFVWAATLGPGDTTAFAAVCVASGVALGADLALPGALLAGIVRGAGHGGREGAYFGWWNLATKLNLALAAGLALPLLGLAGYAPGAREPQALAALAAAYCLLPCVLKTAAAALLWRWRHRLDEENPR; encoded by the coding sequence ATGGGCCTGGAGACACGCGCGGGCGCCGGCGCGGCGCCGCGCTGGCGTGGCGGCTTCGCCGACGGCCTGCGCTACGGCGCGCTCGGCCTGCCGCTGGCCTTCGTCGCGCTGCCGCTGTACGTGCTGCTGCCGGCGCACTACGCCGCCGAATACGGCGTGCCGCTGGCGACGCTGGGCGCGCTGCTGCTCGCGGTGCGCGCGTTCGACGCCGTCGTCGACCCGGCGATCGGCCGCCTCGTCGACCGCCTGTTCGCCGGCTCGCCGGCGCGGCTGCTGGCCGTCGCCGCGGCGGCGGCGCTGCTGCTGGCCGCCGCCTTCCACGGCCTGTTCTTCCCGCCGGTGGCCGGCGGCACGGCGCTGCTGGCCTGGTGCGCGGCGCTGCTCGTCGCCGCCTACCTGGCCTACAGCCTGCTCGCCGTGCTGCACCAGGCCTGGGGCGCGCGCCTGGGTGGCGACGCCGCGGTGCGTGCACGCATCGTCTCCTGGCGCGAAGGGCTGGCGCTGGCCGGCGTGCTGGTCGCCAGCGTGCTGCCCTCGCTGGCCGGGCTGCAGGCCACCAGCGCGGTCTTCGCCGTCGCGCTGGCGCTCGCGCTGCTGCTGCTGGCCGGTGCACCGCGCGCCGAGCCGGCGCCGGCCGCCCAGCGCTTCGATTGGCGCGCACCGCTGGCGACGCCGGCCTTCCGCCGCCTGCTCGCCGTCTTCCTCGTCAACGGCATCGCCAGCGCGGTGCCGGCGACGCTGGTGCTGTTCTTCGTGCGCGACCGGCTGCAGGCCCAGTCCTGGGAGCCGGTGTTCCTGGCCGCCTACTTCGCCGCCGGCGCGCTGGCGATGCCGCTGTGGGTGAGGCTGGTGCCGCGCCTCGGCCTGGCCGGCGCCTGGCTGGCCGGCATGGCGCTGGCCGTCGCCGCCTTCGTCTGGGCGGCGACGCTGGGGCCGGGCGACACGACGGCTTTCGCCGCGGTCTGCGTGGCCAGCGGCGTCGCGCTGGGCGCCGACCTGGCGCTGCCCGGCGCGCTGCTGGCCGGCATCGTGCGCGGCGCCGGCCACGGCGGCCGCGAAGGCGCGTACTTCGGCTGGTGGAACCTGGCCACCAAGCTGAACCTGGCGCTGGCCGCCGGGCTGGCGCTGCCGCTGCTGGGCCTGGCGGGTTACGCGCCGGGCGCCCGTGAACCCCAGGCGCTGGCGGCGCTGGCCGCCGCCTACTGCCTGCTGCCCTGTGTGCTGAAAACCGCCGCCGCCGCGCTGCTGTGGCGCTGGCGGCACCGACTCGACGAGGAGAACCCACGATGA
- a CDS encoding NAD(P)/FAD-dependent oxidoreductase, which yields MRRVAVVGSGIAGLAAAYELSSDARVTLFEAGDYFGGHTNTIDLTVDGVTHGVDTGFLVFNHRTYPNLLRLFAELGVETAPSDMSFSVQAREHGLEWSGSDLNSVFAQRRNLLRPRFLKMLAEIVRFNRLATAIAEASAEDALAEPIGEFLDRHGFGNDFRDWYFLPMIGCIWSCPTEQMLRFPVATMIRFCHNHGLIQVNDRPQWHTVRGGARNYVEKMLPRIADARVSSPVFQVRRDADGVAVTSTAGTERFDELVLACHSDQALALLADASEDERAVLGAIRYQPNRAVVHADASVLPQRKLAWASWNYVRSPDRGREQAAVCLHYLLNRLQPLPWTKPVIVSLNPEIEPAPETVFREIEYAHPVFDLGAIEAQRRVPALQGRSRTWFCGAWTRYGFHEDGLASALDVVRAVRAHWQAGRPALHEAA from the coding sequence ATGCGCCGCGTCGCTGTCGTCGGCTCCGGGATCGCCGGCCTGGCCGCTGCCTACGAACTGTCCTCCGATGCCCGCGTCACGCTGTTCGAGGCGGGCGACTATTTCGGCGGCCACACGAACACGATCGACCTGACGGTCGACGGCGTCACGCACGGCGTGGACACCGGCTTCCTGGTCTTCAACCACCGCACCTACCCGAACCTGCTGCGCCTGTTCGCCGAACTCGGCGTCGAAACCGCACCGTCGGACATGTCGTTCTCGGTGCAGGCGCGCGAGCACGGCCTGGAATGGAGCGGCTCGGACCTGAACTCCGTCTTCGCCCAGCGCCGCAACCTGCTGCGCCCGCGCTTCCTGAAGATGCTGGCCGAGATCGTGCGCTTCAACCGCCTGGCCACCGCGATCGCCGAGGCCAGCGCCGAGGACGCGCTGGCCGAGCCGATCGGCGAGTTCCTCGACCGCCACGGCTTCGGCAACGACTTCCGCGACTGGTACTTCCTGCCGATGATCGGCTGCATCTGGTCCTGCCCGACCGAACAGATGCTGCGCTTCCCGGTCGCGACGATGATCCGGTTCTGCCACAACCACGGCCTGATCCAGGTGAACGACCGGCCGCAGTGGCACACCGTGCGCGGCGGCGCCCGCAACTACGTCGAGAAGATGCTGCCGCGCATCGCCGACGCGCGCGTGTCCAGCCCGGTGTTCCAGGTGCGCCGCGATGCCGACGGCGTGGCCGTCACCTCGACGGCGGGCACCGAGCGTTTCGACGAACTGGTGCTGGCCTGCCACAGCGACCAGGCGCTGGCGCTGCTGGCCGACGCCAGCGAGGACGAACGCGCCGTGCTCGGCGCGATCCGCTACCAGCCCAACCGCGCCGTGGTGCACGCCGACGCCTCGGTGCTGCCCCAGCGCAAGCTGGCCTGGGCCTCGTGGAACTACGTGCGTTCGCCCGACCGCGGCCGCGAGCAGGCCGCCGTCTGCCTGCACTACCTGCTCAACCGGCTGCAGCCGCTGCCCTGGACAAAGCCGGTCATCGTCTCGCTGAACCCCGAGATCGAGCCGGCGCCGGAGACCGTCTTCCGCGAGATCGAGTACGCACACCCGGTGTTCGACCTCGGCGCGATCGAGGCCCAGCGCCGCGTGCCGGCGCTGCAGGGCCGCAGCCGCACCTGGTTCTGCGGCGCCTGGACCCGCTACGGCTTCCACGAAGACGGCCTGGCCTCGGCGCTGGACGTCGTGCGCGCGGTGCGCGCCCACTGGCAGGCCGGCCGCCCGGCGCTGCACGAGGCCGCGTGA
- a CDS encoding lysylphosphatidylglycerol synthase transmembrane domain-containing protein encodes MTGGFAKRGWRLVAAPLLLAAVFWLAGPADVWGTLRRADAGWLAVGLASAFAANLVSALRWRALCAWMQMVVTRRWAVVTYFRGVAVNVALPGAVVGGDVLRATALQRQGHPGVPAAMSVLGDRVSGLWMLIALGLAALVWGLGSPEWQAFVTRWPALAPWGSRPLLLGLLAAFVALPWLVLRLAARGLAVGTRLAGALAPLLQHPKAAQQYAAQVLLSLAVQALSVLALGCGAAAVGAPVAPWALAAAAVPIFLMATLPVSFGGWGTREAAAAVCLVPLGVAPAQAVTLSVIYGLYPIVQAAVALASAEGGLKPPR; translated from the coding sequence GTGACCGGCGGCTTCGCCAAACGCGGCTGGCGGCTGGTCGCCGCGCCGCTGCTGCTGGCGGCGGTGTTCTGGCTCGCCGGGCCGGCCGACGTCTGGGGCACGCTGCGCCGGGCCGACGCCGGCTGGCTGGCCGTCGGGCTGGCCAGCGCCTTCGCCGCGAACCTGGTGTCGGCGCTGCGCTGGCGCGCGCTGTGCGCCTGGATGCAGATGGTGGTGACGCGGCGCTGGGCCGTCGTCACCTACTTCCGCGGCGTGGCGGTCAACGTCGCGCTGCCGGGCGCGGTGGTCGGCGGCGACGTGCTGCGCGCCACGGCGCTGCAGCGCCAGGGCCATCCCGGCGTGCCGGCGGCGATGTCGGTGCTCGGCGACCGCGTCAGCGGGCTGTGGATGCTGATCGCGCTCGGGCTCGCGGCGCTGGTCTGGGGGCTGGGCTCTCCCGAGTGGCAGGCCTTCGTCACCCGCTGGCCGGCGCTGGCGCCGTGGGGCTCGCGGCCGCTGCTGCTGGGCTTGCTGGCGGCCTTCGTCGCGCTGCCCTGGCTCGTGCTGCGGCTGGCCGCGCGCGGGCTGGCGGTGGGCACGCGGCTGGCCGGTGCGCTGGCGCCGCTGCTGCAGCACCCAAAGGCGGCGCAGCAGTACGCGGCGCAGGTGCTGCTGTCGCTGGCGGTGCAGGCCTTGTCGGTGCTGGCGCTGGGCTGCGGTGCCGCCGCTGTCGGCGCGCCGGTGGCGCCCTGGGCGCTGGCTGCCGCCGCGGTGCCGATCTTCCTGATGGCGACGCTGCCGGTCAGCTTCGGCGGCTGGGGCACGCGCGAGGCGGCGGCGGCCGTCTGCCTGGTCCCGCTGGGCGTGGCGCCGGCGCAGGCGGTGACGCTGTCGGTGATCTACGGCCTGTACCCGATCGTGCAGGCGGCCGTGGCGCTGGCCTCGGCCGAGGGCGGCCTGAAGCCGCCGCGCTGA
- a CDS encoding chalcone isomerase family protein, with translation MDATRRALLAAAFAPGVVLASRPLTPPPELAAYAPLALRGEGRLRVLGFAIYDARLWTGEGFAPERWADAPLALEIRYARGFAGRDIAERSIAEMRRQGELPEAQARAWQQAMATMFPDVKPGDRLVGVRGADGGTRFYANGRRMGELDDTEFGRRFFGIWLAPQTSEPTLRSRLLGQIG, from the coding sequence ATGGACGCCACGCGTCGCGCCCTGCTGGCCGCCGCGTTCGCCCCCGGCGTGGTGCTCGCGTCCCGGCCGCTGACGCCGCCGCCCGAGCTGGCCGCCTATGCGCCGCTCGCGCTGCGCGGCGAAGGCCGGCTGCGCGTGCTCGGCTTCGCGATCTACGACGCCCGGCTGTGGACCGGCGAGGGCTTCGCGCCCGAGCGCTGGGCCGACGCGCCGCTGGCGCTGGAGATCCGTTACGCGCGCGGCTTCGCCGGCCGCGACATCGCCGAGCGCTCGATCGCCGAGATGCGCCGCCAGGGTGAACTGCCCGAGGCCCAGGCCCGGGCCTGGCAGCAGGCGATGGCCACGATGTTCCCCGACGTGAAGCCCGGCGACCGCCTGGTCGGCGTGCGCGGAGCCGACGGCGGCACGCGTTTCTACGCCAACGGCCGGCGCATGGGCGAGCTCGACGACACCGAGTTCGGCCGCCGCTTCTTCGGCATCTGGCTGGCGCCGCAGACCTCGGAGCCGACGCTGCGCTCGCGCCTGCTCGGCCAGATCGGATGA
- a CDS encoding SAM-dependent methyltransferase: MTTTTANAFALPESAPAAARTVFRLLRRLAVGTLDVQLPDGSLAHFGTGREGEPRASMRMLDWSVCSATLKSGDIGFAEAYLDGLWTSPDVVALLQLFIANREAVEDAIYGRWWGSLLHRFKHLLNRNSRRGSRKNIHAHYDLGNTFYRLWLDETMNYSSAWFDGDTSKPMPEAQRAKVRRALRECGVRAGDRVLEIGCGWGAVAEAATNEFGARVTGVTLSTEQLAYARERLARLGLGTQADLRLQDYRDIQDGPFDAVVSIEMFEAVGREYWGSYFRTVRDRLKPGGRACIQSITIRDDLFARYLRSTDFIQQYVFPGGLLPSASAFRAEARKAGLEVVGELAFGADYAETLRRWRVAFLAQENTVRAQGFDTRFVRIWEFYLAYCEAAFATGNTDVVQFTLRRT; this comes from the coding sequence ATGACGACGACGACCGCCAACGCCTTCGCCCTGCCCGAGTCCGCTCCCGCGGCCGCCCGCACCGTCTTCCGCCTGCTGCGGCGGCTGGCCGTCGGCACGCTGGACGTGCAGCTGCCCGACGGCAGCCTGGCCCATTTCGGCACCGGCCGCGAAGGCGAGCCGCGCGCTTCGATGCGCATGCTCGACTGGAGCGTCTGCTCGGCGACGCTCAAGAGCGGCGACATCGGCTTCGCCGAGGCCTACCTCGACGGCCTCTGGACCTCGCCCGACGTCGTCGCGCTGCTGCAGCTGTTCATCGCCAACCGCGAGGCCGTCGAGGACGCGATCTACGGCCGTTGGTGGGGCTCGCTGCTGCACCGCTTCAAGCACCTGCTCAACCGCAACTCGCGCCGCGGCAGCCGCAAGAACATCCACGCCCACTACGACCTGGGCAACACGTTCTACCGGCTCTGGCTGGACGAGACGATGAACTACTCGAGCGCCTGGTTCGACGGCGACACGAGCAAGCCCATGCCCGAGGCCCAGCGCGCCAAGGTGCGGCGCGCGCTGCGCGAGTGCGGCGTGCGCGCCGGCGACCGCGTGCTCGAGATCGGCTGCGGCTGGGGCGCGGTGGCCGAGGCCGCGACCAACGAGTTCGGTGCCCGCGTCACCGGCGTCACGCTGTCGACCGAGCAGCTGGCCTACGCCCGCGAGCGCCTGGCGCGCCTGGGCCTGGGCACCCAGGCCGACCTGCGGCTGCAGGACTACCGCGACATCCAGGACGGCCCGTTCGACGCCGTCGTCTCGATCGAGATGTTCGAGGCCGTCGGCCGCGAGTACTGGGGCAGCTACTTCCGCACCGTGCGCGACCGGCTCAAGCCCGGCGGCCGCGCCTGCATCCAGTCGATCACGATCCGCGACGACCTGTTCGCGCGCTACCTGCGCTCGACCGACTTCATCCAGCAGTACGTCTTCCCCGGCGGCCTGCTGCCCAGCGCCTCGGCCTTCCGCGCCGAGGCGCGCAAGGCCGGGCTGGAGGTCGTCGGCGAACTCGCTTTCGGAGCCGACTACGCCGAGACGCTGCGCCGCTGGCGCGTGGCCTTCCTCGCCCAGGAGAACACGGTGCGCGCCCAGGGCTTCGACACGCGCTTCGTGCGCATCTGGGAGTTCTACCTCGCGTACTGCGAGGCGGCCTTCGCCACCGGCAACACCGACGTCGTGCAGTTCACGCTGCGCCGGACCTGA
- a CDS encoding MerR family transcriptional regulator — translation MNERTNVEALTLSIAAVERDTGLSKDTLRVWERRYGFPSPSRDPQGERAYPLEQVEKLRLIKRLLDAGHRPGRIVPMPAAELNELTASTVDQPQRRADNTVASADLERALDLLRRHDPAGLRRELGRMLVRHGISRFVVDVVAPLNTAVGDAWLRGQVEVYEEHLYTETVQSLLRQAIASVPEPLDGGTPSVLLSTFPGEPHGLGLLMCETLMAMDGCRCIALGTQTPLWDIVLAAGAYRADIVALSFSGCMSPNQVVDGLAELREKLPAEVGIWVGGSAPVLFRRRLEGVLPIDALDQIAPELRRWRETPR, via the coding sequence ATGAACGAGCGCACCAACGTTGAAGCGCTGACGCTGTCGATCGCCGCCGTCGAACGCGACACCGGCCTCAGCAAGGACACTTTGCGTGTCTGGGAGCGTCGCTACGGCTTCCCGTCCCCCTCGCGCGATCCGCAGGGCGAACGCGCCTACCCCCTGGAACAGGTCGAGAAGCTCCGCCTCATCAAGCGCCTGCTCGATGCCGGCCACCGCCCCGGCCGCATCGTCCCGATGCCGGCCGCCGAGCTCAACGAACTGACCGCGTCCACCGTCGACCAGCCGCAGCGCCGCGCCGACAACACGGTGGCCTCCGCCGACCTGGAGCGCGCCCTCGACCTCCTGCGCCGCCACGACCCCGCCGGCCTGCGGCGCGAGCTCGGCCGGATGCTGGTGCGCCACGGCATCTCGCGTTTCGTCGTCGACGTCGTCGCGCCGCTGAACACCGCCGTCGGCGACGCCTGGCTGCGCGGCCAGGTCGAGGTCTACGAGGAGCACCTGTACACCGAGACCGTGCAGAGCCTGCTGCGCCAGGCGATCGCCTCGGTGCCCGAGCCGCTGGACGGCGGCACGCCGTCGGTGCTGCTGAGCACCTTCCCCGGCGAGCCGCACGGCCTGGGCCTGCTGATGTGCGAGACGCTGATGGCGATGGACGGCTGCCGCTGCATCGCCCTGGGCACGCAGACGCCGCTGTGGGACATCGTGCTGGCCGCGGGCGCCTATCGCGCCGACATCGTCGCCCTCAGCTTCTCCGGCTGCATGAGTCCCAACCAGGTCGTCGACGGTCTGGCCGAGCTGCGCGAGAAGCTGCCGGCCGAGGTCGGCATCTGGGTCGGCGGCAGCGCGCCGGTGCTGTTCCGGCGTCGCCTGGAGGGCGTGCTGCCGATCGATGCGCTGGACCAGATCGCGCCCGAGCTGCGCCGCTGGCGCGAGACGCCGCGCTGA